The genome window CCTTCATAACGATTCAATAAAAATCGGATAAAAATATAATAACGCTGCTTCCATTCTGTTCTATTTTCCAGAAATATAAAGAGCATAATAAATATCGCGCTGAGCGTAAATGGAAAGAATAAAAGCTGAAGGACAATTATCGCAATGGTTATCCCCATCGAAACAAGTACTATCCATTGATGCGCTTGCTTATATGGCATTATTGCAGAAAAAAATAAAAATAAGAGCTTCCCACCATCAAGTGGCCAAACCGGCAATAAATTAAATAAAAGAATTGCGGTATTATAATAAAAGGCTAATTCCAGTATAGATGCTGGAACTAGATTAAATGGTGATATAATAAAAAGCAAGAGGTACACAAGAATGTGCTGACTCGGCCCTGCAAGCGTAACAAGAACCTCTTCCTTTATCGGACGTGTCCCATGTTCATCCGTATCCATTACCCCACCAAATACCCACAACATAATTCTTCTAACCCGCCATTTTAAACTATTCGCCATTGTCAAATGCCCAAGTTCGTGAAAAAAA of Oceanobacillus zhaokaii contains these proteins:
- a CDS encoding M50 family metallopeptidase: MTFNNSLPKIKIHPILYVFIAISILTGTFTELAIILSLVFFHELGHLTMANSLKWRVRRIMLWVFGGVMDTDEHGTRPIKEEVLVTLAGPSQHILVYLLLFIISPFNLVPASILELAFYYNTAILLFNLLPVWPLDGGKLLFLFFSAIMPYKQAHQWIVLVSMGITIAIIVLQLLFFPFTLSAIFIMLFIFLENRTEWKQRYYIFIRFLLNRYEGKSSVHTIQPIKASANSTFMDVFSYFKREKKHPIYITYPDKRRIVIDENDCLKSYFHDNQHAQSIGEAFRYQE